The Ruania alba genome has a window encoding:
- the ybeY gene encoding rRNA maturation RNase YbeY: MSVEITNESGHRLDESEFAALARHVLDAMHVHPQAELEIRFADTEVMSELHVRWMDEDGPTDVLSFPMDELRPGVEGEPSAEGMLGSIVVCPDVAQEQARTAGHSAEEEMLLLATHGILHLLGFDHVEPEEEKEMFGLQRQLLLTFLAGR; the protein is encoded by the coding sequence ACCAACGAGTCCGGGCACCGCCTGGACGAGTCCGAGTTCGCTGCGTTGGCTCGGCACGTGCTCGACGCGATGCACGTGCACCCGCAGGCCGAGCTGGAGATCCGGTTCGCCGACACCGAGGTGATGTCCGAGCTGCACGTGCGGTGGATGGACGAAGACGGCCCCACCGATGTGCTCTCCTTCCCGATGGACGAGCTCCGCCCGGGTGTGGAGGGGGAGCCCAGCGCTGAGGGCATGCTCGGCTCGATCGTGGTGTGTCCGGACGTGGCTCAGGAGCAGGCGCGCACCGCCGGTCACTCGGCCGAGGAGGAGATGCTGCTGCTCGCCACGCACGGGATCCTGCACCTGCTCGGTTTCGATCACGTCGAGCCTGAGGAGGAGAAGGAGATGTTCGGCCTGCAACGCCAGCTCCTGCTCACCTTCCTGGCGGGCCGATGA
- the era gene encoding GTPase Era, producing the protein MSGQMKAPDGGARDHRAGFVCVVGRPNAGKSTLTNALVGQKVAITSGRPQTTRHVIRGIVHRDDTQLILVDTPGVHRPRTLLGERLNELVIGTLAEVDAIAFCLPADQKVGPGDRYIAARLAEARTPVVAVATKSDAVGRPRLTEHLLQVAELGEWADVIPVAAPTGYQLDELVEVFRSHMPQSPPLYPDGELTDEPEHVMVAELVREAALDGVREELPHSLAVVVEEIVPRERPAKDGRELLDVRVNLFVERDSQKAIVIGTRGSRLREVGTRARRGIEALLGAAVYLDLHVKVAKDWQRDPKHLQRLGF; encoded by the coding sequence ATGAGCGGCCAGATGAAGGCGCCCGACGGCGGGGCGCGCGATCACCGCGCAGGTTTCGTCTGTGTGGTGGGTCGCCCGAACGCCGGCAAGTCGACCCTGACGAACGCCCTGGTGGGGCAGAAGGTGGCGATCACCTCGGGTCGCCCGCAGACGACCCGGCACGTCATCCGCGGCATCGTGCACCGGGACGACACTCAGCTGATCCTGGTGGACACTCCTGGAGTGCACCGCCCGCGCACCCTGCTCGGGGAGCGGTTGAACGAGCTCGTGATCGGCACGCTGGCCGAGGTGGACGCGATCGCCTTCTGCCTGCCCGCTGATCAGAAGGTCGGACCGGGGGACCGGTACATCGCGGCCCGGCTCGCGGAGGCACGCACTCCCGTGGTGGCGGTGGCCACCAAGTCCGACGCCGTCGGTCGCCCGCGCCTGACCGAGCACCTGCTGCAGGTGGCCGAGCTGGGCGAGTGGGCCGACGTCATACCCGTCGCTGCCCCCACCGGGTACCAGCTGGACGAGCTCGTGGAGGTGTTCCGCAGCCACATGCCGCAGTCGCCTCCGCTGTACCCGGACGGCGAGCTCACCGACGAGCCGGAGCACGTGATGGTAGCTGAACTGGTGCGGGAGGCCGCTCTGGACGGTGTTCGTGAGGAGCTCCCGCACTCCCTGGCGGTGGTGGTGGAGGAGATCGTGCCGCGAGAGCGGCCAGCGAAGGACGGACGTGAGTTGCTGGATGTGCGGGTGAACCTCTTTGTGGAGCGAGACTCGCAGAAGGCCATCGTGATCGGCACTCGCGGTTCCCGGCTCCGTGAGGTCGGCACTCGGGCACGCCGCGGTATCGAGGCGCTGCTCGGCGCTGCGGTCTACCTGGACCTGCACGTGAAGGTGGCCAAGGACTGGCAGCGGGACCCCAAGCACCTCCAGCGCCTGGGGTTCTGA
- a CDS encoding alpha/beta hydrolase family protein yields MKYRKIVVTLVIVIVFGMIGSLSGPRWTPQPLEETIVPESEDVAIGGPVRTDPVGTYEIDQQVFEVALDGAQVLATLTFPVGAPGERPGMLFMHGAGTGAHTNFADQAQALASAGVYVLVPAKRLDTYTTASRDYPAMAQDYLASWEVLRDWPGVDPARVGVYGESEGAWIAPIAAVQQPAVAFVILVSAPVVAPREQVAFAADSYLRNVGVPESLLRAIPRGVGAQPPGGGFEYADFDAEPWHSRVTQPVLMTYGTDDPSMPIVQGPLVFIDSMAEAGNTDYTVRYFQGANHGLRLDGELVEGFVDVLARWTLGLPETADAEPRIAGAQPEQRFRAAPLDHPHWYADGDMLVWTLLGSFVLLLVAPVVWLAGRGVARIRGRHPHTFPPPLARFTAAVSLSSVAIMVVFAAYVAYVASLALNYRTDDLVVHGGWIALHALGILTVGVGVRSVDAAANARRTLGRTAFSARQAVIWWSAHLGATSLLIIAAYWGVFPTLF; encoded by the coding sequence GTGAAGTACCGGAAGATCGTGGTGACGCTGGTCATCGTCATCGTCTTCGGGATGATCGGTTCGCTCAGCGGTCCCCGGTGGACACCACAGCCGCTCGAAGAGACCATCGTCCCCGAGAGCGAGGACGTGGCGATCGGTGGACCCGTGCGCACGGACCCGGTCGGTACGTATGAGATCGACCAGCAGGTCTTCGAGGTCGCTCTGGATGGCGCCCAGGTGCTGGCCACCCTGACGTTCCCCGTCGGGGCGCCGGGGGAGCGCCCCGGGATGCTCTTCATGCACGGTGCGGGCACCGGGGCGCACACCAACTTCGCCGACCAGGCGCAAGCATTGGCCAGCGCCGGCGTGTACGTGCTGGTGCCGGCGAAGCGGCTGGACACGTACACCACGGCGAGTCGGGACTACCCCGCGATGGCACAGGACTACCTGGCCTCGTGGGAGGTGCTGAGGGACTGGCCCGGGGTCGACCCGGCCCGGGTGGGCGTCTATGGGGAGAGCGAAGGGGCCTGGATCGCCCCGATCGCTGCCGTGCAACAGCCTGCGGTGGCGTTCGTGATCCTCGTTTCCGCGCCAGTGGTGGCGCCGCGAGAACAGGTGGCCTTCGCGGCGGACTCGTACCTGCGCAATGTGGGTGTGCCGGAGTCGTTGTTGCGCGCCATCCCTCGCGGAGTGGGAGCTCAGCCGCCCGGCGGGGGGTTCGAGTACGCGGACTTCGACGCTGAACCATGGCACAGCCGTGTCACTCAGCCGGTGCTGATGACCTACGGCACCGACGATCCGTCGATGCCGATCGTGCAGGGCCCGTTGGTGTTCATCGACAGCATGGCCGAGGCGGGGAACACCGACTACACGGTGCGCTACTTTCAGGGTGCGAATCACGGCCTGCGTCTCGACGGGGAGCTGGTCGAGGGGTTCGTGGACGTGCTGGCCCGTTGGACGCTGGGGCTGCCGGAGACCGCGGACGCCGAACCGAGGATCGCCGGTGCGCAGCCGGAGCAGCGCTTCCGTGCGGCACCGTTGGACCACCCACACTGGTACGCCGACGGCGACATGCTGGTCTGGACGCTCCTGGGGTCGTTCGTGCTCCTGCTGGTTGCCCCGGTGGTGTGGTTGGCGGGCCGTGGCGTGGCCCGGATCCGGGGGCGTCACCCGCACACGTTCCCACCACCGCTGGCGCGATTCACGGCCGCAGTGTCACTGAGCTCGGTGGCGATCATGGTGGTCTTCGCGGCCTACGTCGCCTATGTGGCCTCGCTGGCGCTCAACTACCGCACCGACGACCTCGTCGTGCACGGTGGTTGGATCGCCTTGCACGCGCTGGGCATCCTCACCGTCGGAGTAGGGGTGCGATCGGTGGATGCCGCTGCGAACGCGCGTCGTACGCTCGGCCGGACCGCGTTCAGCGCCAGGCAGGCGGTGATCTGGTGGAGCGCGCATCTCGGTGCGACGTCGTTGCTGATCATCGCCGCGTACTGGGGGGTGTTCCCGACCCTCTTCTGA
- a CDS encoding PP2C family protein-serine/threonine phosphatase, producing MSEPVQVAWGVGTDAGGRRAVNEDAVLAKPPLFLVADGMGGHIHGALASAAVVQAFEEFIDAFDPNHEVRPDQVQQAIRAAQDRMRLALQGEVDSEGVPVTAGSTVSGALITVHEGAPFWLVFNVGDSRVYRYSDDALTQISVDHSLVQEMVDSGAIDDVTARHHPQRNVITRAVDTHTDAEADFWRLHAGARDRLVICSDGLSGELTDAEIATVLAEESSATAAAERLLNGAVAEGARDNVSVIVVDLEGADISMTAPRTRTEDDFADTVPRGKRLTQEGEASWQQ from the coding sequence ATGAGCGAACCGGTGCAGGTGGCGTGGGGAGTCGGGACCGACGCAGGCGGTCGGCGTGCCGTGAACGAGGACGCCGTGCTCGCGAAGCCGCCGTTGTTCCTCGTGGCCGACGGGATGGGCGGCCACATCCACGGCGCCCTGGCGTCGGCTGCGGTGGTGCAGGCGTTCGAGGAGTTCATCGATGCCTTCGACCCGAACCACGAGGTCCGTCCGGACCAGGTGCAACAGGCCATTCGGGCGGCGCAGGATCGGATGCGGCTGGCGCTCCAGGGGGAGGTCGATTCCGAGGGGGTGCCGGTCACGGCTGGCAGCACCGTCTCCGGGGCGCTGATCACGGTCCACGAGGGGGCACCGTTCTGGCTGGTGTTCAATGTCGGCGACTCGCGGGTGTACCGGTACTCCGATGACGCCCTGACCCAGATCAGCGTCGATCATTCGCTCGTGCAGGAGATGGTGGACTCGGGTGCCATCGACGACGTGACCGCGCGGCACCATCCGCAGCGCAACGTCATCACCCGGGCCGTGGACACTCACACCGATGCCGAGGCCGATTTCTGGCGGCTCCATGCCGGTGCCCGGGACAGGTTGGTGATCTGTAGCGACGGCCTGAGCGGCGAGCTCACCGATGCCGAGATCGCGACCGTGCTCGCCGAGGAATCGTCGGCGACGGCGGCAGCGGAACGTCTGCTGAACGGTGCGGTCGCCGAGGGAGCTCGGGACAATGTCTCGGTGATCGTGGTGGATCTGGAAGGAGCGGACATCTCGATGACGGCGCCTCGAACGCGCACGGAGGACGACTTCGCCGATACGGTGCCCAGAGGGAAGCGGCTCACGCAGGAAGGGGAGGCGTCATGGCAGCAGTGA
- a CDS encoding FHA domain-containing protein, protein MAAVTQVQARYLTGSWSAIVTNAGAALLHPSFSSVHVRTLWDAMAGGRPLSSWLEILAGGGLTSLADFALVERSGDQLRVLVRGGAVVVCGEESLRAQGMSTWREAVLPAEDFRLESGTADGGRHLEEDGLPWSLGVVAADAVGVATAEPGDVRPAGAAAPVVAPVAAEPEASPVVPDMPEPVVEMEPEEPSSPSADEPEPEVVPEPETGPEPQEEPVVEPEPEPESEPEPESAVEEEVSEATVHPSVEPAPEPPSGIIDSVPWTVADAARQGSLEPEPHAPDAGGMGGDAIGSGAADIDEHTVRVPLRGRGGGQQDDAPAAAPTGGGDLEGDHDGSTVMVSDLASMRDATIVPGTGEPDDLTGSPPGDALGILALSTGARIPLDRPVLIGRAPESSRFGVNVEPRLVTVPSPEQDISRTHVELRVEGDHLLVTDLNSTNGTIVVIPGGQPRRLHAGEAVPVPTGTVIDLGDGISGTIEAPEQA, encoded by the coding sequence ATGGCAGCAGTGACTCAGGTTCAGGCGCGCTATCTGACCGGATCATGGTCGGCGATCGTGACCAACGCTGGTGCGGCCCTGCTGCACCCGTCATTCAGCTCCGTGCATGTGCGCACTCTCTGGGATGCGATGGCGGGTGGTCGTCCGCTCAGCTCCTGGCTGGAGATTCTGGCCGGCGGTGGCCTCACCAGCCTCGCCGACTTCGCCCTCGTGGAGCGGTCCGGCGATCAGTTGCGCGTGCTGGTTCGTGGTGGTGCCGTGGTCGTCTGCGGTGAGGAGTCGTTGCGGGCCCAAGGGATGAGCACCTGGCGCGAGGCTGTGCTTCCTGCGGAGGACTTCCGGCTCGAGTCGGGTACAGCCGACGGCGGACGGCACCTGGAGGAGGATGGCTTGCCCTGGTCCCTGGGTGTCGTGGCGGCCGATGCCGTCGGTGTTGCGACGGCGGAACCGGGCGATGTGCGCCCCGCCGGAGCGGCGGCGCCGGTCGTTGCCCCGGTTGCCGCGGAGCCCGAAGCATCACCGGTGGTGCCTGACATGCCCGAGCCGGTGGTCGAGATGGAGCCGGAGGAGCCGTCCTCGCCATCGGCGGACGAGCCCGAGCCTGAGGTCGTTCCCGAGCCGGAGACAGGCCCGGAGCCGCAGGAAGAGCCCGTCGTAGAGCCCGAGCCCGAGCCCGAGTCCGAGCCTGAGCCTGAGTCAGCGGTCGAGGAGGAGGTGTCCGAGGCGACGGTGCACCCCTCGGTCGAACCGGCACCCGAGCCACCGAGCGGCATCATCGACTCGGTGCCGTGGACCGTCGCGGACGCTGCACGGCAGGGCAGCCTGGAGCCCGAACCGCACGCTCCGGACGCTGGCGGGATGGGTGGTGACGCCATTGGCAGCGGGGCCGCGGACATCGACGAACACACGGTGCGTGTGCCGTTGCGCGGACGTGGAGGGGGGCAGCAGGATGACGCCCCCGCGGCTGCACCCACGGGGGGCGGTGACCTCGAGGGTGATCACGACGGGTCCACCGTGATGGTTTCGGACCTGGCGAGCATGCGCGACGCCACGATCGTGCCCGGCACCGGTGAGCCGGACGACCTCACCGGTTCTCCACCGGGCGACGCTCTCGGCATCCTCGCACTCTCCACGGGTGCGCGGATCCCGCTGGACCGGCCGGTGCTGATCGGACGGGCACCCGAGTCGAGCCGGTTCGGGGTGAATGTGGAACCGCGCCTGGTCACGGTGCCCAGCCCCGAGCAGGACATCTCCCGGACGCATGTTGAGCTGCGAGTCGAAGGTGACCACCTCCTGGTGACCGATCTGAACTCCACGAACGGAACGATCGTGGTCATCCCGGGCGGACAGCCGCGACGGCTGCACGCCGGCGAAGCGGTGCCGGTGCCCACCGGTACCGTCATCGATCTGGGCGATGGGATCTCCGGCACCATCGAAGCGCCGGAGCAGGCCTGA
- a CDS encoding serine/threonine-protein kinase — translation MARRPPSRPPEIPGYTHDRLLGSGGFADVFLYHQHMPRREVAVKALLASAVTDDGLEQFTAEANLMAQLSTHPSIVTVFHAATTEDGRPYLVMEYCPRPNLSVRYRNERIGVAEGLRIAVRLAGAVETAHRAGILHRDIKPANVLTTAYGWPALTDFGISVATGTSAAEDTEQAGMSIPWAAPEFFADDAPRGVPADVYALAATIYTLLAARSPFELPGRSNTALDLITRIERDRVPPIGRDDVPASLEAVLARGMAKDPAQRYGSAAEFARAIHQVEQELHLTPTALDIPDTSWMDGPADGDDGEQTRVRSISTVPQRGPVQDDATRLRGVAYAAPEAPSAAEQAPAPADPAVPDPAVPASAAGDGSRLRPRTRTALIASAAAVLVAGTVTVIAYGALNSGTPIDPTEPTTEPITAPTVTTRAAPPPPEGLTLERDGGDVHAAWSVPEYDGELEYAYQVTEGDSAGGLTSVGSTTSVAIEDGADRVCILVVSINEDRQFSDEADSPQECV, via the coding sequence GTGGCGCGACGACCTCCTTCCCGGCCCCCGGAGATTCCGGGGTACACCCACGATCGCTTGCTCGGCAGCGGTGGTTTTGCTGACGTCTTCCTTTACCACCAGCACATGCCCCGTCGCGAGGTGGCGGTCAAAGCCCTGTTGGCGAGCGCCGTCACGGACGACGGGCTGGAGCAGTTCACGGCCGAGGCGAACCTCATGGCCCAGCTCTCCACCCACCCGTCGATCGTCACCGTCTTCCACGCGGCCACCACCGAGGACGGCCGCCCGTACCTCGTCATGGAGTACTGCCCACGCCCGAACCTCTCGGTGCGCTACCGCAACGAGCGGATCGGGGTGGCTGAAGGGTTGCGGATCGCCGTGCGCCTGGCTGGTGCCGTGGAGACGGCTCACCGGGCCGGCATCCTGCACCGGGACATCAAACCAGCGAACGTCCTGACCACCGCCTATGGGTGGCCGGCACTCACAGACTTCGGCATCTCCGTGGCGACCGGCACGAGTGCGGCGGAGGACACCGAGCAGGCCGGTATGTCGATCCCGTGGGCGGCGCCGGAGTTCTTTGCCGACGACGCCCCCCGCGGGGTGCCGGCGGACGTCTACGCGTTGGCTGCCACGATCTACACCCTGCTCGCGGCGCGATCGCCGTTCGAGCTCCCCGGCCGGTCCAACACGGCGCTCGATCTGATCACCAGGATCGAGCGGGACCGGGTGCCGCCGATCGGACGCGACGATGTGCCCGCCTCGTTGGAAGCCGTCCTCGCGCGGGGAATGGCCAAGGATCCGGCACAACGCTACGGCTCGGCGGCGGAGTTCGCCCGTGCCATCCATCAGGTGGAGCAGGAGTTGCACCTGACACCGACCGCCCTCGACATCCCGGACACCTCCTGGATGGACGGGCCGGCAGACGGCGACGACGGCGAACAGACCCGGGTTCGTTCGATCAGCACCGTGCCGCAACGCGGGCCCGTTCAGGACGACGCCACTCGGCTGCGCGGGGTGGCCTACGCCGCGCCTGAGGCGCCCAGTGCCGCCGAGCAGGCTCCCGCACCGGCCGACCCCGCGGTGCCCGACCCCGCAGTGCCCGCCTCGGCGGCCGGGGACGGCTCGCGCCTGCGTCCTCGTACCCGGACAGCCCTCATCGCCTCGGCCGCGGCAGTGCTCGTGGCAGGCACGGTCACGGTGATCGCCTACGGGGCGCTGAACTCGGGGACACCGATCGACCCGACCGAGCCCACCACCGAACCGATCACCGCGCCGACGGTGACGACGCGTGCGGCGCCCCCACCGCCGGAGGGCCTCACCTTGGAGCGGGACGGCGGCGACGTGCACGCGGCCTGGAGCGTTCCCGAATACGATGGCGAACTGGAGTACGCCTACCAGGTGACCGAAGGGGACTCGGCAGGGGGCCTCACCTCGGTCGGTTCGACCACGTCCGTCGCGATCGAGGACGGAGCCGACCGGGTGTGCATCCTGGTGGTGAGCATCAACGAGGACAGGCAGTTCTCGGACGAAGCAGACAGTCCGCAGGAGTGCGTATGA